Proteins from one Halovivax limisalsi genomic window:
- a CDS encoding TIGR03557 family F420-dependent LLM class oxidoreductase, translating to MVDVGYTLSSEEHGPTELVEYARRAEAAGFDFVSISDHFHPWVTAQGESPFVWSTLGGVATATDRIEIGVGVTCPTIRIHPVNVAQAVATIDVMCGDRFTFGVGTGENLNEHVVGERWPEHEVRLELLEEAMDVMRSLWTGENTSHRGEHYTVENAKLFTAPEDQPTTIVSAFGPQTAEWAADHGDGLWCSGPRDAVVDAYEGAGGEGPRYTQLHGCYAESEDEAVETVTEIWPNGSLPGELGQELPSPRHFEQVASMVEPEAVAESATLTDPDPEPWIESFETAVDAGYDHVYFHQIGPDQAAFFEFFEDELAGELA from the coding sequence ATGGTGGACGTCGGATACACGCTCTCGAGCGAGGAACACGGACCGACCGAGCTCGTCGAGTACGCCCGGCGCGCCGAAGCGGCGGGCTTCGACTTCGTCTCGATCTCGGATCACTTCCACCCGTGGGTGACTGCCCAGGGCGAATCGCCGTTCGTCTGGTCGACCCTCGGCGGCGTCGCGACGGCCACCGACCGGATCGAGATCGGCGTCGGCGTCACCTGCCCGACGATCCGCATCCACCCGGTCAACGTCGCGCAGGCGGTCGCGACGATCGACGTCATGTGCGGCGATCGGTTCACCTTCGGCGTGGGGACCGGCGAGAACCTGAACGAACACGTCGTCGGCGAGCGCTGGCCGGAGCACGAGGTCAGGCTCGAACTGCTCGAGGAGGCGATGGACGTCATGCGGTCGCTCTGGACGGGCGAGAATACGAGTCACCGCGGCGAGCACTACACCGTCGAGAACGCCAAACTGTTCACCGCACCGGAGGACCAGCCGACGACGATCGTGAGCGCGTTCGGCCCGCAGACCGCCGAGTGGGCGGCCGACCACGGCGACGGCCTGTGGTGTTCCGGTCCGCGGGACGCGGTCGTCGACGCCTACGAGGGGGCCGGCGGCGAGGGGCCGCGCTACACGCAACTCCACGGCTGTTACGCCGAGTCCGAGGACGAGGCCGTCGAGACGGTCACCGAGATCTGGCCCAACGGATCGCTCCCCGGCGAACTCGGCCAGGAGTTGCCGAGTCCGCGTCACTTCGAGCAGGTCGCCTCGATGGTCGAACCCGAAGCCGTCGCCGAGTCGGCGACGCTCACCGATCCCGATCCCGAACCCTGGATCGAGTCGTTCGAGACGGCCGTCGACGCCGGCTACGACCACGTCTACTTCCACCAGATCGGGCCCGACCAGGCGGCGTTCTTCGAGTTCTTCGAGGACGAACTGGCCGGCGAACTCGCCTGA
- a CDS encoding DUF420 domain-containing protein, protein MAVAEAQAAIRRKPERATIGLTIVGYALVIGTFLLDVPIYPDLSQAQVNLMTHAIAVINATTTILLVAGWYLIRRGRVDAHRRAMMSAFTTILLFLVVYLLKVGGGGTKEFVGPDPYYYAYLLMLAVHIVLSIVAVPVVLYALLLGLTHTPAELRDTAHARVGRIAAASWIVSLGLGVVTYVMLNHVFDYTFALATPIPA, encoded by the coding sequence ATGGCAGTCGCCGAGGCGCAGGCAGCGATTCGACGCAAACCCGAACGCGCGACGATCGGCCTGACGATCGTCGGCTACGCGCTCGTGATCGGAACCTTCCTCCTCGACGTCCCGATCTATCCGGACCTCTCCCAGGCGCAGGTGAATCTCATGACTCACGCGATCGCCGTCATAAACGCCACGACGACGATCCTGCTCGTGGCGGGCTGGTACCTGATCCGACGCGGCCGGGTGGACGCCCACCGCAGGGCGATGATGAGCGCGTTCACGACGATACTGCTCTTCCTCGTCGTCTACCTGCTCAAAGTCGGCGGCGGTGGGACCAAGGAGTTCGTCGGCCCCGATCCGTACTACTACGCCTACTTGCTCATGCTGGCGGTTCACATCGTCCTCTCGATCGTCGCGGTGCCGGTCGTCCTCTACGCGCTCCTGCTCGGCCTGACGCACACGCCGGCGGAACTTCGGGACACCGCCCACGCACGCGTCGGCCGGATCGCCGCCGCTTCGTGGATCGTCAGTCTCGGGCTCGGGGTGGTCACCTACGTCATGCTCAACCACGTCTTCGACTACACGTTCGCGCTCGCGACCCCGATTCCGGCGTAG
- a CDS encoding DUF192 domain-containing protein — protein sequence MSDGWFSANRRRVLLALGGTVASSTLAGCAGGIEWPGDGPGGPEDIDAADPGPANDSSADGDGDDGSSNESTDGGSTEPEIHAGYETTEVVVTDDDGIELGSVTAAIADTRDLRYLGLSDTESLPEDRGMLFVYDSVADRTFVMREMDFGIDIVYADADGQITAIHHAPAPGPDEDGESMRYPGRGQYVLEVNYEWTAERGIEVGHSLDWGRSVTED from the coding sequence ATGTCTGACGGCTGGTTCTCGGCGAACCGACGTCGGGTACTCCTCGCGCTCGGCGGGACGGTCGCCAGCTCGACGCTTGCCGGCTGCGCGGGTGGAATCGAGTGGCCCGGGGACGGCCCTGGCGGCCCAGAGGATATCGATGCAGCGGATCCGGGACCTGCGAACGACTCGAGCGCCGATGGCGACGGGGACGACGGTTCGAGCAACGAATCGACCGACGGCGGATCGACAGAGCCGGAGATCCACGCCGGGTACGAGACGACCGAGGTCGTCGTCACCGACGATGATGGAATTGAACTCGGCTCGGTCACGGCCGCCATCGCGGACACGCGCGACCTCCGCTATCTGGGGTTGAGCGACACGGAGTCGCTTCCCGAGGACCGCGGGATGCTCTTCGTCTACGATTCGGTCGCCGATCGGACGTTCGTCATGCGCGAGATGGACTTCGGGATCGACATCGTCTACGCCGACGCCGACGGACAAATCACGGCCATCCACCACGCACCGGCACCCGGCCCGGACGAGGACGGCGAGTCGATGCGGTATCCCGGGCGCGGCCAGTACGTCCTCGAAGTGAACTACGAGTGGACGGCGGAGCGCGGGATCGAAGTCGGACACTCACTCGACTGGGGGCGGTCGGTGACCGAGGACTAA
- a CDS encoding ABC transporter permease, which produces MTDTADAVGARLRRIRGEADAGWRAFVRRRTAVFFTFFFPAIIVIIFGALVGTDPTGGGLFAEPAGYYVAGYVAVVVLFTPLSRMSSEVARHREGNRFERLATTPLRRSEWLAAQTIVNAGIITIAAGLILALVVALTGASVSLHPLVLGYVLVGVVGFCGVGAMLGSYTGSRDGAVAASNAIGLPLLFLSETFVALAQLPAWFEPVVALSPLTYFARGVRVVTYDETAHGAVAGLDPAIGNLLVLAAFAVLAFWLGARSIPRTES; this is translated from the coding sequence ATGACGGACACCGCCGACGCCGTCGGCGCACGTCTGCGTCGCATTCGCGGCGAGGCCGACGCCGGCTGGCGCGCGTTCGTCCGCCGGCGGACGGCCGTCTTCTTCACGTTCTTCTTCCCGGCGATCATCGTGATCATCTTCGGTGCGCTGGTGGGCACCGACCCGACCGGCGGCGGCCTCTTCGCCGAACCCGCGGGCTACTACGTCGCGGGCTACGTCGCCGTCGTGGTCCTCTTTACGCCGCTCTCGCGGATGAGCAGCGAGGTCGCCCGTCACCGCGAGGGGAATCGGTTCGAACGGCTGGCGACGACGCCGCTGCGTCGGTCGGAGTGGCTGGCGGCCCAGACGATCGTCAACGCCGGGATCATCACGATCGCCGCCGGGCTCATCCTGGCGCTCGTCGTCGCGCTCACCGGCGCCTCGGTGTCGCTCCACCCGCTCGTCCTCGGGTACGTCCTCGTCGGCGTCGTCGGGTTCTGCGGGGTCGGGGCCATGCTCGGCAGTTACACCGGCTCGCGCGACGGCGCGGTCGCGGCGAGCAACGCGATCGGGCTGCCGCTGCTGTTCCTCTCGGAGACGTTCGTCGCGCTCGCCCAGCTCCCGGCGTGGTTCGAACCCGTCGTCGCCCTCTCGCCGCTCACCTACTTCGCCCGCGGCGTCAGAGTCGTGACGTACGACGAGACAGCCCACGGCGCGGTCGCCGGCCTCGACCCGGCGATCGGCAATCTGCTCGTCCTCGCCGCGTTCGCCGTCCTCGCGTTCTGGCTCGGCGCGCGATCCATCCCGCGAACCGAGTCCTGA
- a CDS encoding dicarboxylate/amino acid:cation symporter: protein MSTSNSVLGAWNRYRSIPIVYRIGASFALGSIVGLIVGDPATALQPLGDLFVRLLSMIVVPIVIFTLLMGIRGLTPSKLGKIGGEVVGLYLLTSAAAVFFGLAVANLIAPGTRLTLEDGDPETQSPPPLEEVFLGIVPENPIGAMANTEILPTIFFVIVFGLALAMVAETTDSERVAAGVETIFDIAEAGAEAMFKIVWGVMEYGVIGVFALMAAVFAAAGVDAVTTFAVLIATLLLAVALHILVVHLGAIILVLVGQSPAGFLAGAKEALVTALSIRSSSGTLPVTMANADDNFHIDESVYGFSLPLGATINMDGTALYQGVAAIFAANLAGASLTIGEQVTVVAIAVLASIGAAGVPGAGLIMLTLVLTQLGLPLSVVAFVAGVDPILDRLRTMTNISGDLAVTTLVAKWNGAVDFERGSWVGDHSGAPGGVPGDD, encoded by the coding sequence ATGTCAACGAGTAACAGCGTTCTCGGTGCGTGGAATCGCTACCGGTCGATCCCGATCGTCTATCGGATCGGGGCATCGTTCGCTCTCGGATCCATCGTCGGCCTGATCGTCGGCGACCCGGCGACGGCCCTGCAACCGCTCGGCGACCTGTTCGTCCGGTTGCTGAGCATGATCGTGGTGCCGATCGTGATCTTCACCCTCCTGATGGGGATTCGGGGACTCACCCCGTCGAAACTGGGCAAGATCGGCGGCGAGGTCGTCGGTCTCTACCTCCTCACCTCCGCCGCGGCGGTCTTTTTCGGCCTCGCCGTCGCGAACCTGATCGCGCCGGGCACTCGCCTGACTCTCGAGGATGGGGACCCCGAGACGCAATCGCCACCGCCGCTCGAAGAGGTGTTCCTGGGGATCGTCCCTGAGAACCCGATCGGGGCGATGGCGAACACCGAGATCCTTCCGACGATCTTCTTCGTGATCGTCTTCGGCCTCGCGCTGGCGATGGTGGCGGAGACGACCGACAGCGAGCGAGTCGCCGCGGGCGTCGAGACGATCTTCGACATCGCCGAGGCGGGCGCGGAGGCGATGTTCAAGATCGTCTGGGGCGTCATGGAGTACGGCGTGATCGGCGTCTTCGCCCTCATGGCCGCCGTCTTCGCGGCGGCGGGCGTCGACGCGGTCACCACGTTCGCGGTGCTCATCGCCACCTTGCTGCTGGCCGTCGCCCTCCACATTCTCGTCGTTCATCTCGGGGCGATCATCCTCGTCCTGGTCGGCCAGTCGCCCGCCGGCTTCCTCGCCGGCGCGAAAGAAGCGCTCGTCACGGCGCTCAGTATCCGATCGAGCAGCGGCACGCTCCCCGTCACGATGGCGAACGCCGACGACAACTTCCACATCGACGAGAGCGTGTACGGCTTCTCGCTCCCGCTGGGGGCGACGATCAACATGGACGGCACGGCCCTCTATCAGGGCGTCGCCGCGATCTTCGCGGCCAACCTGGCAGGCGCCTCGCTGACGATCGGCGAGCAGGTAACCGTCGTCGCCATCGCCGTCCTCGCGAGCATCGGCGCCGCGGGCGTCCCCGGTGCCGGACTCATCATGCTCACGCTTGTCCTCACCCAGCTCGGCCTCCCGCTTTCCGTCGTCGCCTTCGTCGCCGGCGTCGACCCGATCCTCGATCGGCTGCGCACGATGACGAACATCAGCGGCGACCTCGCGGTGACCACCCTCGTCGCGAAGTGGAACGGCGCGGTCGACTTCGAGCGCGGCTCCTGGGTCGGCGACCACTCGGGTGCGCCCGGCGGCGTCCCGGGTGACGACTGA
- a CDS encoding ABC transporter ATP-binding protein has product MDPVVSADGVAKRYGETVALDGVSLSIATGEVFGLIGPNGAGKTTLVRSLTGTVEPDAGTVRLFGSTPESVDPTAIGVLPQAFSPPARLTVDELVRYYASLYPDSRDPDAVVDAVGLGDSTDTWYENLSGGQQRRLCVGTTLLNDPDLLVLDEPTTGIDPAGRRTIWELIESLAERGTAVLLTTHDMAEAERLADRVGLLADGRLLDVGTPATLVDDHTEGASVRIEIPDIAPARASEEDEGAPDPSSIAASIEDRVVRPVTARAGALTVHDVEATAIGSIVETLESLEVRYTELDWAEPGLEEVYLALLDDPTDAGAWAADGRDTAPAPDGTDTTDDSVTVDTAAGGERR; this is encoded by the coding sequence ATGGATCCGGTCGTATCCGCCGACGGCGTCGCCAAGCGCTACGGGGAGACGGTCGCCCTCGACGGCGTCTCGCTCTCGATCGCGACCGGCGAGGTCTTCGGCCTGATCGGCCCCAACGGCGCCGGCAAGACGACGCTCGTCCGATCGCTCACGGGGACCGTCGAGCCCGACGCCGGGACGGTTCGGCTGTTCGGTTCGACGCCGGAATCGGTGGACCCGACGGCGATCGGCGTCCTCCCGCAGGCGTTCTCGCCGCCGGCCCGACTCACGGTCGACGAACTCGTCCGCTACTACGCCTCGCTCTACCCCGATTCGCGCGACCCGGACGCGGTCGTCGACGCGGTGGGACTCGGCGATTCGACCGACACCTGGTACGAGAACCTCTCCGGCGGCCAGCAGCGCCGCCTCTGCGTCGGGACGACGCTGCTCAACGACCCCGACCTCCTCGTCCTCGACGAGCCGACGACGGGCATCGATCCGGCCGGGCGGCGGACGATCTGGGAGTTGATCGAATCGCTCGCCGAGCGAGGGACGGCCGTCCTCCTGACGACCCACGACATGGCCGAGGCCGAACGCCTCGCCGATCGCGTCGGCCTCCTGGCGGACGGGCGACTCCTCGACGTCGGCACGCCCGCGACGCTCGTCGACGACCACACCGAGGGCGCGTCCGTGCGGATCGAAATTCCGGACATCGCGCCGGCGCGGGCGAGCGAGGAGGACGAGGGGGCCCCGGACCCGTCGTCGATCGCGGCGTCGATCGAAGACCGGGTCGTCCGGCCGGTCACCGCGCGCGCGGGAGCGCTCACCGTCCACGACGTCGAAGCGACGGCGATCGGATCGATCGTCGAGACCCTCGAGTCGCTCGAGGTCAGGTACACGGAACTCGACTGGGCGGAACCCGGCCTGGAGGAGGTCTACCTGGCGCTCTTGGACGATCCGACCGATGCGGGTGCGTGGGCGGCCGACGGACGAGACACCGCGCCGGCACCTGACGGCACCGACACAACGGACGACAGCGTCACGGTGGACACGGCAGCGGGAGGTGAGCGTCGATGA
- a CDS encoding J domain-containing protein, whose product MDRDYETLGISPDASIEEVRRQYRRLLKEHHPDHGGSRERFLRIKRAYEEITGESPPPTRRSALRSSFPATSADPTFVRDDADPVRTRLSVDGEYLSLSLVSMRQSLELSTIVSSPAVAPDVERPVAFFEATNNSDDALSWAAWTETTFVGTDGFMYQGSSILREQAGQFPGHWWPRKATLEPGRTLRAVVVAADLPAGVDVDRIVYTQRGPAVDGSERATERYLFAVSEADDSIPFAPDAAGGPR is encoded by the coding sequence GTGGATCGCGACTACGAAACGCTGGGCATCTCCCCGGACGCCTCGATCGAGGAGGTCCGCCGTCAGTATCGACGGCTGCTCAAAGAGCACCACCCCGATCACGGCGGGTCTCGCGAGCGGTTTCTCCGGATCAAGCGGGCCTACGAGGAGATCACCGGCGAGTCGCCTCCGCCGACTCGCCGCTCGGCGCTGCGTTCGTCGTTCCCGGCGACGTCCGCGGATCCGACGTTCGTGCGGGACGACGCCGATCCGGTGCGGACCCGATTGTCGGTCGACGGCGAGTACCTCTCGCTCTCGCTGGTCTCGATGCGACAGTCGCTCGAACTCTCCACGATCGTTTCGAGTCCGGCCGTCGCCCCGGACGTCGAGCGGCCGGTCGCGTTCTTCGAGGCGACGAACAATTCCGACGACGCGCTCTCGTGGGCGGCCTGGACGGAAACGACGTTCGTCGGGACCGACGGATTCATGTATCAAGGCTCGTCGATCCTGCGGGAGCAGGCCGGACAGTTTCCCGGCCACTGGTGGCCGCGAAAGGCGACGCTCGAACCGGGACGGACGCTTCGGGCCGTCGTCGTGGCCGCCGACCTGCCGGCGGGCGTCGACGTCGACCGGATCGTCTACACCCAGCGCGGTCCGGCCGTCGACGGGTCCGAGCGAGCGACCGAACGGTACCTCTTCGCCGTCTCGGAGGCGGACGACTCGATTCCGTTCGCTCCCGACGCCGCGGGCGGGCCACGCTGA
- a CDS encoding acyl-CoA dehydrogenase family protein produces MDFELTDEQQQLREEVRRFAENEIAPVATEYDVEEKYPHEIVEKAADMGLLGPHIPVEYGGAGYGSLEVAMIVEELFAVDPGIGLSLISTSFGCEAIIAFGSDEQKERFLEPVAAGEAITGAAISEPDTGSDVSSVSTRAEKDGDEWVLNGNKMWITNGSVGDYFVVLAETNPDAEGRYNGFSQIVVESDRDGFSAEKITGKLGIRASDTAELILDDVRVPEENLIGTRDAAFLQQMQFFDETRTAVAAQGVGIAKGALEAATEYAKDREQFGRPISDFQAIQHKIADMATETEAARNLTYKAAWKVDQGEDITKLASMAKEFASRVAVDAADEAVQIHGGAGFVNDFPVERFYRDAKITQIYEGTTEIQKNIIAREHLGKGAF; encoded by the coding sequence ATGGACTTCGAACTCACCGACGAACAGCAGCAACTCCGGGAGGAGGTGCGACGGTTCGCGGAGAACGAGATCGCGCCCGTCGCCACGGAGTACGACGTCGAGGAGAAGTACCCCCACGAGATCGTCGAGAAAGCCGCCGACATGGGCCTGCTCGGGCCCCACATCCCCGTCGAGTACGGCGGCGCCGGCTACGGCTCCCTCGAGGTGGCCATGATCGTCGAGGAGCTCTTCGCCGTCGACCCGGGGATCGGCCTCTCGCTGATTTCCACCTCCTTCGGCTGCGAAGCCATCATCGCGTTCGGCTCCGACGAGCAGAAGGAACGCTTCCTCGAACCCGTCGCCGCCGGCGAGGCCATCACCGGCGCCGCCATCTCCGAACCCGACACCGGTTCGGACGTCTCCTCCGTCTCCACGCGCGCTGAGAAGGACGGCGACGAGTGGGTCCTGAACGGCAACAAGATGTGGATCACGAACGGCTCCGTCGGCGACTACTTCGTCGTCCTCGCCGAGACCAACCCCGACGCCGAGGGCCGGTACAACGGCTTCTCCCAGATCGTCGTCGAATCCGATCGCGACGGCTTCAGCGCCGAGAAGATCACGGGCAAGCTGGGCATCCGCGCCTCCGACACCGCCGAGCTCATCCTCGACGACGTGCGCGTGCCCGAGGAGAACCTCATCGGCACCCGCGACGCCGCGTTCCTCCAGCAGATGCAGTTCTTCGACGAGACCCGCACCGCCGTCGCCGCCCAGGGCGTCGGCATCGCGAAGGGCGCCCTCGAAGCCGCCACCGAGTACGCCAAGGACCGAGAACAGTTCGGCCGCCCGATCTCCGACTTCCAGGCCATCCAGCACAAAATCGCCGACATGGCCACCGAGACCGAGGCCGCCCGCAACCTCACCTACAAGGCCGCCTGGAAGGTCGACCAGGGCGAGGACATCACGAAACTGGCCTCCATGGCCAAGGAGTTCGCCTCCCGCGTCGCCGTCGACGCCGCCGACGAGGCCGTCCAGATCCACGGCGGCGCCGGCTTCGTCAACGACTTCCCCGTCGAACGCTTCTACCGCGACGCCAAGATCACCCAGATCTACGAGGGGACCACCGAGATCCAGAAGAACATCATCGCGCGCGAGCACCTCGGCAAGGGCGCGTTCTAA
- a CDS encoding 3-hydroxyacyl-CoA dehydrogenase/enoyl-CoA hydratase family protein — translation MDLDDINTVAVLGAGNMGHGIAEVVALAGYDVRMRDINEEVVQDGYDQIEWSLGKLVEQEQVSEDEADAALERITPLVDVAEAVGDADVVIEAVPEKMDIKKDVYQEVEAHAPERAIFATNTSSLSITELSEVTERPEQFCGMHFFNPPVRMQLVEVISGAHSSDETLETIADLADDIGKSPVRVHKDSPGFIVNRVLVPLMNEAAWMVYEDEATVAEVDSTASYDMGLPMGLFELTDQVGLDVGLHVQEYMHETLGDAYRPCPMTEEKVEAGELGKKTGKGVYDYEDGEGVEIPVDAGAEWIADRLLAVMADEVAQLVDGDVAGPDAIDRAMQLGAGFPDGPARMADDRSLKALYDALEGAYEESGAARHEPSGAFADFAEAGSFFGEDDAGEDGGYDFDAIAVEIDDTVGHIAIDRAHRMNTITTDMIEEIDVAIDRLVEDDAVRAILLTGDGDRAFSAGFDASTASAGSGIEAADLSRLGQRVFGRFEEIPMPVVAAIDGYCLGGGMELATCADMRIASERSQFGQPEHNLGLLPGWGGTQRLPRIVGEGRAKEIIFSARNDYEPETMADYGFVNEVVPTDEFEERARELARDLAAGPPIAQTFTKRAMLAGRTDIDAGLEVESSSFGHLFTTDDLWEGLSAFQSDREPEFEGQ, via the coding sequence ATGGATCTCGACGACATCAACACCGTCGCAGTTCTCGGTGCGGGCAACATGGGCCACGGCATCGCGGAGGTCGTCGCCCTTGCGGGCTACGACGTCCGGATGCGCGATATCAACGAGGAGGTCGTCCAGGACGGCTACGACCAGATCGAGTGGTCGCTCGGCAAGCTCGTCGAACAGGAGCAGGTCTCCGAGGACGAGGCCGACGCGGCGCTCGAACGGATCACGCCGCTGGTCGACGTGGCCGAGGCCGTGGGAGATGCGGACGTCGTGATAGAGGCCGTCCCGGAGAAGATGGACATCAAGAAGGACGTCTACCAGGAGGTCGAAGCGCACGCCCCCGAACGTGCCATCTTCGCGACGAATACGTCCAGTCTCTCGATCACGGAACTGTCGGAGGTCACCGAGCGACCCGAGCAGTTCTGCGGGATGCACTTTTTCAACCCGCCCGTGCGGATGCAACTCGTCGAGGTCATCTCCGGCGCTCACTCCTCGGACGAGACCCTCGAGACGATCGCCGACCTCGCCGATGACATCGGGAAATCGCCCGTTCGCGTCCACAAGGACTCGCCCGGGTTCATCGTCAACCGGGTGCTGGTCCCCCTGATGAACGAGGCGGCGTGGATGGTCTACGAGGACGAGGCGACCGTCGCCGAGGTCGACTCGACCGCGAGCTACGACATGGGTCTCCCGATGGGACTGTTCGAACTCACCGACCAGGTCGGACTCGACGTCGGACTCCACGTCCAGGAGTACATGCACGAGACGCTCGGCGACGCCTACAGGCCGTGTCCGATGACCGAGGAGAAGGTCGAGGCCGGCGAACTCGGCAAGAAGACCGGGAAGGGCGTCTACGACTACGAGGACGGCGAGGGCGTCGAGATCCCGGTCGACGCCGGCGCCGAGTGGATCGCGGATCGCCTGCTGGCCGTGATGGCCGACGAGGTCGCCCAGCTGGTCGACGGCGACGTCGCGGGCCCCGACGCAATCGACCGCGCGATGCAACTCGGCGCCGGGTTCCCCGACGGGCCGGCCCGGATGGCCGACGACCGCAGTCTCAAGGCGCTGTACGACGCGCTCGAGGGAGCGTACGAGGAGAGCGGCGCTGCGCGGCACGAACCCTCGGGGGCGTTCGCCGACTTCGCCGAGGCCGGCAGCTTTTTCGGCGAGGACGACGCCGGCGAGGACGGCGGGTACGACTTCGACGCGATCGCGGTCGAGATCGACGACACCGTCGGTCACATCGCGATCGATCGCGCCCACCGGATGAACACGATCACGACGGACATGATCGAGGAGATCGACGTCGCGATCGATCGGCTGGTCGAAGACGACGCCGTGCGCGCGATCCTGCTCACCGGCGACGGCGATCGGGCGTTCTCGGCCGGGTTCGACGCCTCGACGGCATCGGCGGGCAGCGGCATCGAGGCCGCGGACCTATCCCGGCTCGGCCAGCGGGTCTTCGGTCGCTTCGAGGAGATCCCGATGCCGGTCGTGGCGGCGATCGACGGCTACTGTCTCGGCGGCGGGATGGAACTGGCCACCTGCGCGGACATGCGGATCGCCAGCGAGCGCTCCCAGTTCGGCCAGCCGGAGCACAACCTCGGGCTGTTGCCCGGCTGGGGCGGGACCCAGCGGCTGCCCCGCATCGTCGGCGAGGGTCGGGCGAAGGAGATCATCTTCTCCGCGCGGAACGACTACGAACCCGAAACGATGGCCGACTACGGCTTCGTGAACGAGGTCGTCCCGACCGACGAGTTCGAGGAGCGAGCCCGGGAACTGGCGCGGGACCTGGCTGCCGGCCCGCCGATCGCCCAGACGTTCACCAAACGCGCGATGCTCGCCGGGCGAACCGACATCGACGCCGGACTCGAAGTGGAGTCGAGCTCGTTCGGGCACCTGTTTACCACCGACGACCTCTGGGAGGGCCTGTCGGCATTCCAGTCCGATCGCGAGCCGGAGTTCGAGGGGCAGTAA
- a CDS encoding HalX domain-containing protein produces the protein MSDEEYSVLVVDDEARLADLFAAWIQTERAVETAYDGETALEKMTDAVEVVLLDRRMPGLSGDEVLEEIRETGYDCRVVMVTALDPDFDIIEMGFDDYLVKPVSKDELLEMIDSVTDRSDYESDIQEYYSLVSKKALLESEKAERELENNDEYLDLVDRVEELRAQVDETVAGMTSHDDFVGAFQDLQSEN, from the coding sequence ATGAGCGACGAGGAGTACTCGGTGCTCGTGGTCGACGACGAGGCCCGTCTCGCGGATCTCTTTGCGGCGTGGATACAGACCGAACGGGCGGTCGAGACGGCCTACGACGGGGAAACGGCACTCGAAAAAATGACCGACGCCGTCGAGGTCGTCCTCCTCGATCGACGGATGCCCGGGCTCTCGGGCGACGAGGTACTCGAGGAGATTCGGGAGACTGGCTACGACTGCCGCGTGGTGATGGTGACGGCGCTCGATCCCGACTTCGACATCATCGAGATGGGCTTCGACGACTACCTCGTCAAGCCGGTCTCGAAGGACGAACTCCTGGAGATGATCGATTCGGTGACGGATCGCTCCGACTACGAGTCCGACATCCAGGAGTACTACTCGCTCGTCTCGAAGAAAGCGTTGCTCGAATCGGAGAAGGCAGAGCGCGAGCTCGAGAACAACGATGAGTATCTCGATCTCGTCGACCGCGTCGAGGAACTTCGGGCGCAGGTCGACGAAACCGTCGCGGGCATGACCTCCCACGACGACTTCGTCGGTGCGTTCCAGGACCTGCAGTCGGAGAACTGA